The Cylindrospermum stagnale PCC 7417 genome segment CTGTCCTGGGTGCAGTCAGCACGGTAGCGGGGAAAGTGTACATAGGCACTACGCCGACTCAATTGATCCCCTACATCGTGTAAGGTGAGCAGTTCATAGGTGCCAACTAACCCATGCACAACACTTGTTCTATTGGCAAGGGACTTAATAGCTTCTGGTAAATCTGTGAGCTTGCGCCCGGAAGCTATCATCAGCATGTGATGAGCTTCATCAATAAAAAAAATTTTGGGTTTACGATGCTTGAGAGCTTGTTCTAATGCCCATCCCAAGTCAGTTTCAATAACTTTTGATTCAATAACAATTTGCCCATTGCTATTACGATATATACCTCGCGTCCCATAGTCTATTTTCTGGTCAATTAATGGTTCATGAAGGGCAAATAAGCAGCGTTTGATATGATCTTTTGAATTGAAAAGTCCAGATTTTTGAACTACTGCCTCAACTGATGCAACTGGCAACCAACCTCTGTCAGCTTCTAATTCGTGTTGGTTCGTCTCAATCAGCCACTTTTCAATCAGCAGCCGCAGGGTTGTTTTACCAACTCCAGTTGGCCCGTAAATAAAAATAACTCGTGATTCACCAGAATTACTAACCAAAAGCTTGAGTAAATTGAAGGTTTCTTCTAACCGAGGGTGTGCCATTGTATAGTTATCGAAGAAAGCCAACCGCACTAGCGGTGATTGCAACAGTAGAGATTGAGGGAATTTAGAGGATTTAGACATGATTAATAAGAATCGAAAGATTGAAGCCGATGAGGTTTAATCGCTATATTTTCGGATGTAGGAGACGATTCTGAGTTATTATTGTTAATCTCTTCTGCGATATTCAATTGCTCCAAAAAACTTTCTTTTTGCCTGACTCCATTAATAACTTGAAATACTTCCTTACCTTGAGCATCTCGCAAACGTTGCGTGAGTAAAACTTCCTCTGCTTCAGCAGTTGATAAAAATTCCGCTAACTTTTTAGCTCTCACTGTTAATTGTTTGTCATGGTTAGAGTTACGCTTTTGTAACTCAGCAGTCGCCAGCCAAATTTCTTTTTCTGAGCGTCCTTTGAAAATTGCATAATATTCACTAATACATTTAACCCATTGACCACGGATATAGGCATAGGCAATTCCAACATCAAACGGGTCATATCTGGCTTCTACATCAGTTTTCTGGATTAAAGGGTCACGAAAGGCTGAATTCCAGTAGTGAATGCTCCTTATTTGTATCCCTTTAGCTGGATGCACTTTTACCTTCCCGGATTGTGTCGTTGGTAAGGTTAAAATTCTCCAGGTTTCGTCATTAGGTATTAGTCGGTGAGCGCGACTTCCGTACTGGGATATTCCTGAAGTAAAAGCCTGTTTTGGAGAAATTCCTAATGCCGGATGTTCTGTTGTGTCGTACTCAGAGTAAGCCCATTCGCAGAGATATAAATACAATAAGCCAAGTGTCCAAACTGCCAAATTTTTAGGATTGACAGATTTGGTCATCAACCTAATTTTTTTAGTAATCTGTGTATTACCAGCCAAGTTGTAGAGCAACTGGGTGTTTGCCGTTCCAAATAGGCGTTCACAAACTCCACTAAATCGAGAAGCAGCAGGAGGACGATGTTTGAGTGTACACTCAAACAAAGCCAACAAGCTCTCAAAATAGTTACTGTGAAACTCTTTGCCGTTGTCCGTCACAATTATTTGGGGTAGGCGAGAGTGACGCATCACGCAAATCCGCAGCACCATCATGCAGCTGCGGTAGCTGGGAGGGTCAAAAGTCAAATAAACCGCCAGTATTGAACGACTGTAAGCATCCACCAAAAATGTTGCCCAAGGTCTGCCAAGAACTTGACCTGTAAGTGAACACCGTAACTCTATATCCATTTTTGTGTGGTCAATATGACCAACCTCAAAAGGGCGGTCTCCGTGACGCGGTGTCGTTAGCTCTAATTCCCAGTAAAAAGGTTTTTGTGGGTAGGCAGCCCGATGTCCAACGCGTGCCTTTGTCTGTTCCCAACCACTACGCCGTTTTATTTCGTTAATAAATGTTTTGTAGCTGGGAATTTGGTCTGGGGAAATTCCGGCGCTTACACAGGCATTGCTAAAAGCTCCATAGAC includes the following:
- a CDS encoding TnsA endonuclease C-terminal domain-containing protein, which encodes MLTPDEFDSWCSRQNLSLLGRKTLADIRSKEPARRVGGGRKNVSGFYPSKKMGQTIQFESHKVELPFIYSLEHDEDILEFYDQPPAFKINYQGVSGRNIGFFYTPDFFVIRTNSAGWVECKTLSELKSLIFKHPHRYSKGEDLKWYSPPASEHAAQFGFDFHIQSDDQINWVLYRNITFLEDYYRNCVDSINPNQTQLIRAIIQEQPGITLRELLYKANKVSADEIYQLVATEKIYVDLKATLLVEPERCRVFCDQLSGTTYNLMVSSQTIADSISSPVINLIPNTPINWDGQSYNVVQIGHTEITLRAREGDFIDLPISEFESKIRQGKITASQLQQSNCNDDQIKSILLQASSKDLEEANHRYRSIEPILLGQPLENSTISERTLRDWLTKYRQAQQKFGYGYIGLLSCSNKKGNRNRKLPQQTLELIDKFITQAYETHKQKRKYEVYGAFSNACVSAGISPDQIPSYKTFINEIKRRSGWEQTKARVGHRAAYPQKPFYWELELTTPRHGDRPFEVGHIDHTKMDIELRCSLTGQVLGRPWATFLVDAYSRSILAVYLTFDPPSYRSCMMVLRICVMRHSRLPQIIVTDNGKEFHSNYFESLLALFECTLKHRPPAASRFSGVCERLFGTANTQLLYNLAGNTQITKKIRLMTKSVNPKNLAVWTLGLLYLYLCEWAYSEYDTTEHPALGISPKQAFTSGISQYGSRAHRLIPNDETWRILTLPTTQSGKVKVHPAKGIQIRSIHYWNSAFRDPLIQKTDVEARYDPFDVGIAYAYIRGQWVKCISEYYAIFKGRSEKEIWLATAELQKRNSNHDKQLTVRAKKLAEFLSTAEAEEVLLTQRLRDAQGKEVFQVINGVRQKESFLEQLNIAEEINNNNSESSPTSENIAIKPHRLQSFDSY
- a CDS encoding AAA family ATPase; translated protein: MSKSSKFPQSLLLQSPLVRLAFFDNYTMAHPRLEETFNLLKLLVSNSGESRVIFIYGPTGVGKTTLRLLIEKWLIETNQHELEADRGWLPVASVEAVVQKSGLFNSKDHIKRCLFALHEPLIDQKIDYGTRGIYRNSNGQIVIESKVIETDLGWALEQALKHRKPKIFFIDEAHHMLMIASGRKLTDLPEAIKSLANRTSVVHGLVGTYELLTLHDVGDQLSRRSAYVHFPRYRADCTQDREIFQSVVWGFQLNMPLVEEPDLVSHWDYCYERSLGCVGILKNWFQNALFDAMTEGANTVKIQHLERRALSVAQCRNILKKIKEGENNHAQIEAEVSQLRAELGLPSLGAVADDSESQTLKTLQLGTQKGRLRRKPGQPKPKRHQVGNQ